The following proteins are co-located in the Phragmites australis chromosome 10, lpPhrAust1.1, whole genome shotgun sequence genome:
- the LOC133931115 gene encoding uncharacterized protein LOC133931115, translated as MEGGGNQGRGGEGFGDGHGSGRDRGGLGGYSGVGDRNGFGGKNEFGNYNVGYNKSYNNGHYANGGCNSGEFYEGGPGFNPGYGEGFGNGYSGCGRGWSRHSWAHHG; from the coding sequence ATGGAGGGTGGAGGGAACCAAGGTAGAGGTGGTGAGGGATTTGGTGATGGCCATGGTAGCGGAAGGGATCGTGGTGGACTAGGTGGCTATAGCGGAGTTGGAGATCGCAATGGCTTTGGCGGCAAGAATGAATTCGGCAATTATAATGTTGGGTACAACAAGAGCTACAATAATGGACACTATGCCAATGGTGGTTGCAATAGTGGTGAGTTTTATGAAGGCGGCCCTGGGTTTAACCCAGGATATGGTGAAGGATTTGGCAATGGCTATAGTGGTTGTGGTCGCGGGTGGTCACGACACAGTTGGGCTCACCATGGTTGA